One region of Synechococcus elongatus PCC 11801 genomic DNA includes:
- a CDS encoding Tic20 family protein: MTWRGSASPADRFFACLPYLLPLAEGVGFGFALFNQFPVLQYLILPLVPVLQLFQIPFAGLIIFFLLFFLVVRNEKINHFIRFNAMQAILIDILLILANIIFQMVLRPTLGGGFILETLNNTIFLATLVGCFYSIIQSILGRYAEIPTISDAVYMQVR, translated from the coding sequence ATGACTTGGCGCGGTTCTGCCTCACCTGCCGATCGCTTTTTTGCCTGCCTGCCCTACCTGTTGCCACTGGCAGAAGGCGTGGGCTTTGGCTTTGCTTTATTCAATCAATTCCCTGTTCTTCAGTATTTAATTCTGCCGCTCGTTCCTGTCCTTCAGCTCTTTCAGATTCCGTTTGCAGGTTTGATTATTTTCTTCTTGCTCTTCTTCTTAGTCGTTCGCAATGAAAAAATCAATCACTTCATTCGCTTCAATGCCATGCAGGCGATCTTGATTGATATTTTGTTGATCTTAGCGAACATTATTTTCCAGATGGTGCTCCGGCCGACTTTGGGCGGTGGTTTTATCTTGGAAACGCTAAATAACACTATCTTCTTGGCAACGCTAGTGGGCTGCTTCTATTCGATCATTCAATCGATTTTGGGTCGCTATGCTGAGATCCCAACGATTTCCGATGCGGTTTATATGCAAGTTCGCTAA
- the cbiD gene encoding cobalt-precorrin-5B (C(1))-methyltransferase CbiD produces the protein MARSGYTLPVFACAAAIAALQRLRQPAASIQSVDCDLIDPAQTVAIAIEQVAPLGRDRALAICRSDPGDNLDLTRGTPIWAEVQLSPRSPDQDSLAIEAGEGIGHSEAGPAIYDYAQRLLRANLLPLLQAEEHLTVRLILPEGRRLAERTANAAFGVVEGLSLLGTHGVAEALSAPEQLQVFRDRLRQLATDPDLVIFCIGENGLDLSQKIGLPRDRQLKTANWLGPLLVEAGLLGIPHILLFGYHGKLLKLAGSIFHTHHHVADARREILAANAIAAGASVEQLRSLLEFPTVDAAAQYLDQSDPVLAGRLWPQIAAAIANRSQAYIRRYSEQIPEIGVVLFGRDRQLLTASPQAQTWLADRAIAYSLRYPGA, from the coding sequence ATGGCTCGTTCGGGGTATACCTTGCCCGTGTTTGCCTGCGCGGCTGCGATCGCGGCTTTACAACGACTACGCCAACCCGCGGCGAGCATTCAAAGTGTGGATTGTGACTTGATTGATCCCGCCCAAACGGTGGCGATCGCGATTGAACAGGTTGCGCCTTTGGGGCGCGATCGCGCCTTGGCCATTTGCCGCAGTGATCCGGGCGATAACCTCGATTTGACGCGGGGCACACCCATCTGGGCAGAAGTGCAACTCAGTCCGCGATCGCCGGATCAAGATTCACTGGCAATAGAAGCCGGAGAAGGCATTGGCCATAGCGAAGCAGGACCCGCAATTTATGACTACGCCCAACGACTATTGCGGGCAAATCTGCTGCCGCTTCTACAAGCTGAGGAGCATTTAACCGTTCGGCTGATTCTGCCGGAAGGACGACGACTGGCGGAGCGTACAGCCAATGCTGCTTTTGGTGTGGTCGAAGGTCTCTCTCTGTTAGGGACGCATGGCGTGGCCGAAGCCCTGAGTGCGCCGGAGCAACTACAAGTCTTCCGCGATCGCCTCCGTCAATTAGCCACTGATCCCGATCTCGTCATCTTTTGCATCGGCGAAAACGGTCTGGATCTCTCGCAAAAGATTGGCCTGCCTCGCGATCGCCAACTGAAAACGGCGAACTGGTTGGGGCCATTGCTGGTGGAAGCCGGCTTGTTGGGAATTCCACACATTTTGCTGTTTGGCTACCACGGCAAACTCCTCAAGCTAGCGGGCAGCATTTTCCATACCCATCACCATGTTGCGGATGCCCGCCGTGAAATTTTGGCTGCTAATGCGATCGCGGCCGGAGCTTCAGTCGAGCAATTGCGATCGCTGCTGGAGTTCCCGACGGTGGATGCGGCTGCTCAGTATTTGGATCAGTCCGATCCAGTGCTGGCTGGTCGTTTGTGGCCACAAATCGCCGCAGCGATCGCCAATCGCAGTCAAGCCTACATTCGTCGCTACAGCGAGCAAATCCCTGAGATTGGCGTGGTGCTATTTGGGCGCGATCGCCAGTTGCTCACGGCCTCGCCGCAAGCACAGACTTGGTTGGCGGACCGAGCGATCGCCTATTCGCTGCGCTACCCCGGTGCCTAA
- the guaA gene encoding glutamine-hydrolyzing GMP synthase, with the protein MDAALEVAALNREMLIILDFGSQYSELIARRIRETQVYSEVLSYRTTAEQIRQLSPKGIILSGGPNSVYDDYAPVCDPEIWNLGIPVLGVCYGMQLMVQQLGGQVERAERGEYGKAAIVIDDPTDLLTNVEPGSTMWMSHGDSVKVMPEGFELLAHTDNTPCAAIADHQRKFYGVQFHPEVVHSVHGMALIRNFVYHICDCEPTWTTETFVEEAIREVRARVGDKRVLLALSGGVDSSTLAFLLHRAIGDQLTCMFIDQGFMRKGEPERLMELFREKFKIHVEYIQARDRFLQKLEGITDPEEKRKRIGHEFIRVFEEESRRLGPFDYLAQGTLYPDVIESADTNVDPKTGERVAVKIKSHHNVGGLPKDLQFKLVEPLRRLFKDEVRQVGRSLGLPEEIVKRHPFPGPGLAIRILGEVTAEKLNILRDADLIVRQEVNRQGYYDEFWQAFAVLLPVKSVGVMGDKRTYAYPIVLRFVSSEDGMTADWSRAPYDLLETISNRIVNEVKGVNRVVYDITSKPPGTIEWE; encoded by the coding sequence ATGGATGCTGCCCTCGAGGTTGCAGCCCTCAATCGAGAAATGCTGATCATTCTGGACTTCGGGTCGCAGTACTCGGAGCTGATTGCGCGGCGTATTCGCGAGACGCAAGTTTATTCAGAAGTGCTGTCCTACCGCACGACAGCGGAACAAATCCGGCAGCTGTCTCCCAAGGGCATTATTCTCTCGGGCGGCCCCAATTCGGTCTACGACGACTACGCCCCTGTTTGCGATCCAGAAATCTGGAACTTGGGTATTCCCGTGCTGGGCGTCTGCTATGGCATGCAGCTGATGGTGCAGCAGCTGGGCGGACAAGTTGAGCGGGCAGAGCGCGGCGAGTATGGCAAAGCTGCGATCGTCATTGATGATCCGACCGATCTGCTGACCAATGTCGAACCCGGCTCGACCATGTGGATGAGCCATGGCGACTCAGTCAAAGTCATGCCCGAGGGCTTTGAGCTGCTGGCTCATACTGACAACACGCCTTGCGCCGCGATCGCGGATCACCAGCGCAAGTTTTACGGCGTGCAATTCCACCCCGAGGTGGTGCACTCCGTCCATGGCATGGCGCTGATTCGCAACTTCGTCTATCACATCTGCGATTGCGAGCCGACGTGGACAACTGAAACCTTTGTTGAAGAGGCAATTCGCGAAGTGCGCGCCCGTGTTGGCGACAAGCGCGTTCTGCTTGCACTCTCGGGCGGTGTCGATTCCTCAACGCTGGCCTTCTTGCTGCATCGGGCGATCGGTGATCAGCTGACCTGCATGTTCATCGACCAGGGCTTCATGCGTAAGGGCGAACCAGAGCGCTTGATGGAGCTGTTCCGCGAGAAATTCAAGATTCACGTGGAATATATCCAAGCCCGCGATCGCTTCTTGCAAAAGCTAGAAGGCATCACCGATCCGGAAGAGAAACGTAAACGGATTGGTCACGAATTCATTCGCGTTTTTGAAGAAGAATCGCGCCGCCTTGGCCCCTTCGACTATTTGGCTCAAGGCACTCTCTATCCCGATGTGATTGAGTCGGCGGATACCAACGTCGATCCGAAAACCGGCGAGCGGGTGGCGGTCAAGATCAAGAGCCACCACAACGTCGGTGGTCTGCCCAAAGACCTCCAGTTCAAGCTGGTTGAACCGCTGCGGCGTCTGTTCAAAGATGAAGTACGTCAGGTCGGGCGATCGCTGGGTCTACCGGAAGAAATCGTCAAGCGCCATCCTTTCCCGGGTCCTGGCCTCGCGATTCGGATTTTGGGTGAAGTCACCGCTGAGAAGCTAAACATCCTGCGCGATGCTGACTTGATCGTTCGTCAAGAAGTCAACCGTCAGGGTTATTACGACGAATTTTGGCAAGCCTTTGCAGTGCTCCTGCCAGTCAAGAGCGTTGGCGTCATGGGCGACAAACGCACCTATGCTTATCCGATTGTGCTGCGATTTGTCAGCAGTGAAGATGGCATGACGGCAGATTGGTCGCGAGCCCCATACGATCTGCTGGAAACGATCTCCAATCGAATCGTCAATGAGGTCAAGGGCGTCAACCGCGTCGTCTACGACATTACCTCCAAGCCGCCTGGAACGATTGAGTGGGAATGA
- a CDS encoding inorganic phosphate transporter yields the protein MIAALLELSSSDRSWLILGVLLCLLFELINGFHDSANTIAPLIYSRVLTPLAAVVWSSVWNLVGAIASSGAVAFGIVALLPPTAAGQSPDWWAVAALLLVAIAWNWVTWWRGIPLSSSQTLIGALIGVHWGQLWSEQAWTWQALTVPPLPATVEALLLSPLLGFALAYGLLSLVRSRLQSRLDPLEAPSEPPLSWRVRGSLLLASAGMSLSHGTNDGQKGMGLLLLILATALPDRFATALDQHYLPLGIKAIVALSLAIGTLIGWQRITHTLGEAMGDRPLTTAQALSASTVTTATILTASAWGLPISTTQVLTAGIAGSTLATQIALNRQTIRRLLWTWLITLPIAIGSALLLYSLGRVIGA from the coding sequence ATGATCGCCGCCCTGTTGGAACTGAGCAGCAGCGATCGCAGTTGGCTGATCTTGGGGGTGCTGCTCTGTTTGCTGTTTGAGTTAATCAACGGCTTCCACGACAGTGCCAACACGATCGCGCCGCTGATTTACAGTCGCGTCCTGACGCCTCTGGCAGCTGTGGTTTGGAGTAGTGTCTGGAATCTGGTGGGGGCGATCGCCTCTTCCGGTGCAGTCGCCTTTGGGATTGTGGCGCTCTTGCCACCTACAGCAGCAGGGCAGTCGCCGGACTGGTGGGCCGTAGCAGCGCTGTTATTGGTGGCGATCGCCTGGAACTGGGTGACGTGGTGGCGGGGTATTCCGCTCTCCAGTTCGCAAACCCTGATTGGGGCATTGATTGGTGTCCACTGGGGACAACTGTGGAGTGAGCAGGCCTGGACTTGGCAGGCTTTGACGGTGCCGCCGCTCCCCGCCACGGTGGAGGCGCTGTTGCTCTCGCCGTTGCTGGGCTTTGCTCTGGCCTATGGATTGCTGAGTCTGGTGCGATCGCGCTTACAGTCCCGGTTGGACCCGTTGGAAGCTCCAAGTGAGCCACCGCTGTCATGGCGAGTGCGCGGTAGTCTCTTGCTGGCTTCAGCCGGAATGAGCTTGAGTCACGGCACCAATGATGGTCAAAAGGGCATGGGTCTGCTGCTCTTGATTCTGGCGACGGCATTGCCCGATCGCTTTGCGACGGCATTGGATCAGCACTACTTACCCCTCGGCATCAAAGCAATCGTTGCCCTCAGCTTGGCGATTGGCACCCTGATTGGCTGGCAACGGATCACCCACACCCTCGGCGAAGCAATGGGCGATCGCCCGCTGACTACCGCTCAAGCCCTATCAGCCTCTACGGTGACGACTGCGACGATTCTGACGGCCAGTGCTTGGGGACTGCCGATCAGCACCACGCAAGTCCTGACGGCGGGCATTGCTGGCAGCACGCTCGCCACTCAAATAGCCCTCAACCGCCAGACAATTCGACGTTTGCTCTGGACTTGGCTGATTACCCTGCCGATCGCCATTGGCTCGGCGCTGTTGCTCTACAGTCTCGGACGCGTGATTGGGGCTTGA
- a CDS encoding hemolysin family protein, whose amino-acid sequence MLSLAIATLVVLIGSALCSASEAALLSLPLIRVRQLAESRRPAALALLAIKEQISRPLATLVVLNNLFNILGSIIIGSLAAQVLQSAWIGVFSAVLTLLIILFGEIVPKTLGTRFAQTLSLISAQPLRWLTRLLLPIIWLLEHFTAPFNEGSPQLTTDEQEIQLLASIGHQEGAIEQDELEMIQRVFQLNDLNASDVMTPRVAITYLWGEDQLETVKAEILASQHSRIVIVDDSIDAVSGIALKTELLAALLAGQGNLPLSALARPAHFVPETVRADKLLKTFQKVREHLFIVLDEYGGVAGVVTLEDVLEVLTGEIVDETDRNVDLRAIARFRRRQILHQRGLDEA is encoded by the coding sequence ATGCTGTCCCTTGCGATCGCTACGCTCGTTGTCCTAATTGGTTCAGCTCTCTGCTCAGCGAGTGAAGCTGCTCTGCTCTCGCTCCCGCTAATTCGGGTGCGTCAACTGGCGGAGTCGCGTCGCCCTGCAGCCCTCGCTTTACTGGCGATCAAAGAGCAGATCAGCCGCCCTCTCGCCACCTTGGTGGTGCTCAACAACCTGTTCAACATCCTGGGCAGCATCATTATCGGTAGCTTGGCAGCGCAAGTCCTGCAGTCGGCTTGGATTGGCGTGTTTTCCGCTGTCCTGACCCTGCTGATCATTTTGTTTGGCGAGATTGTTCCCAAGACCTTGGGCACCCGTTTCGCACAAACCCTCTCCCTGATCTCCGCTCAGCCGCTACGCTGGCTCACCCGTTTGTTGCTGCCGATTATCTGGCTGCTGGAGCATTTCACAGCACCGTTCAATGAGGGCAGTCCGCAACTGACGACGGACGAGCAGGAAATTCAACTGCTCGCCAGCATCGGTCATCAGGAAGGGGCGATCGAGCAGGATGAGCTGGAGATGATTCAGCGCGTGTTTCAGCTCAATGACCTGAATGCATCGGATGTGATGACGCCCCGAGTCGCGATTACCTATCTCTGGGGCGAGGATCAACTGGAGACGGTCAAGGCAGAAATTCTGGCCTCACAACACAGCCGCATTGTCATTGTTGATGACAGTATCGATGCCGTCAGTGGCATTGCCCTGAAAACAGAACTGTTGGCGGCTTTGCTGGCCGGTCAGGGGAATTTACCACTGTCAGCGTTGGCGCGTCCCGCCCACTTTGTGCCTGAGACGGTGCGGGCTGATAAGTTGCTCAAGACGTTCCAAAAGGTACGGGAGCATTTGTTTATCGTGCTGGATGAATATGGGGGCGTTGCGGGTGTTGTCACGCTGGAAGATGTGCTGGAAGTGCTGACGGGCGAGATTGTTGATGAAACCGATCGCAATGTCGATCTGCGGGCGATCGCTCGCTTCCGGCGGCGGCAGATTCTGCATCAACGCGGCTTGGATGAGGCTTGA
- a CDS encoding gamma-glutamyltransferase: MAKRGAIAAGHPQTVAAGLVALEAGGNAFDAAIAALAASWITEPLLTSPAGGGFLLAAQPHQSPRLYDFFCQTPSQRSSEPQDFYPVGVDFGDAIQEFHIGLGSVAVPGLLAGLLRVQAELGRLPLSVVLEPAIILGREGVEINAFGEYCFRLLDPIVTVTPGARSLYQPQGQPLRSGDRFTNSDLAAVLEELATAHGSRFYQKELLPALANYCAAGGNLQLADLQQYPVAVRSPLAIPFGRYRLLTNPPPSSGGLLIAFALSLLNQSAISLDPQRHPQDLVQLMRLTNAARRDFLDGALQQAGIDRQFLQGAAFEQAAAGWLNRLGSTTHISVIDAEGNAASLTSSNGEGCGHVLPGTGIMLNNMLGEADLHPLGFHRWPLGQRLGSMMSPSLLWGEDDRPHLVLGSGGSNRIRTAILQVIHRWAVEGYALAEAIAAPRLHWEAGVLNWEPGWDPAGIEAASQPPETAIAWTAPNMFFGGVHAVGLTATGEFCGAGDPRRSGAYGCC, from the coding sequence ATGGCTAAGCGGGGGGCGATCGCCGCCGGACATCCACAGACCGTTGCGGCTGGCTTGGTGGCCTTGGAAGCAGGGGGTAATGCCTTTGATGCTGCGATCGCGGCGTTGGCAGCTTCGTGGATCACTGAGCCCCTGCTGACCTCACCGGCGGGAGGTGGCTTTCTGCTCGCAGCACAGCCCCACCAAAGCCCTCGCCTCTATGACTTCTTTTGCCAGACTCCCAGTCAGCGATCGTCAGAACCGCAGGATTTCTATCCCGTTGGGGTGGATTTTGGCGATGCGATTCAGGAATTTCACATCGGCTTAGGCTCCGTCGCCGTCCCCGGATTGCTGGCTGGACTGCTGAGGGTGCAGGCCGAACTGGGACGATTACCGCTTTCTGTCGTCTTGGAACCGGCGATCATCTTAGGCCGCGAGGGTGTGGAAATCAATGCCTTTGGTGAATACTGCTTTCGGCTGCTGGACCCAATCGTGACTGTAACGCCGGGAGCTCGATCGCTCTATCAGCCCCAGGGGCAACCGCTGCGATCGGGCGATCGCTTCACCAATTCCGACCTTGCTGCGGTCTTAGAGGAACTAGCAACGGCCCATGGTAGCCGTTTCTATCAGAAAGAACTGTTGCCTGCCCTAGCGAACTACTGCGCTGCTGGCGGCAACCTGCAACTGGCGGATTTGCAGCAGTATCCCGTCGCTGTGCGATCGCCCCTCGCCATCCCCTTTGGTCGCTATCGGCTGTTGACCAACCCACCGCCCAGTAGTGGCGGGCTGCTGATTGCCTTTGCCCTGTCGCTGCTCAATCAATCCGCGATTAGCCTCGACCCGCAGCGGCATCCGCAGGATCTCGTGCAATTGATGCGGTTGACCAATGCGGCTCGCCGTGACTTTCTCGATGGGGCACTGCAACAAGCCGGAATCGATCGCCAATTCCTGCAAGGTGCGGCTTTTGAACAAGCTGCTGCTGGCTGGCTAAATCGACTGGGCAGCACCACCCACATCAGCGTCATTGATGCCGAAGGCAACGCTGCCAGTCTCACCAGTTCCAATGGCGAGGGCTGTGGTCATGTCCTGCCGGGCACCGGCATCATGCTCAACAACATGCTGGGTGAAGCTGATCTGCATCCCTTGGGCTTCCATCGCTGGCCGCTGGGGCAACGCCTCGGATCGATGATGTCACCCAGCCTGCTCTGGGGCGAAGACGATCGTCCGCATTTAGTGCTGGGTTCCGGCGGCTCCAACCGGATTCGCACGGCCATTCTGCAGGTGATTCATCGCTGGGCCGTGGAAGGCTACGCACTCGCTGAGGCGATCGCAGCTCCTCGGCTGCATTGGGAGGCCGGAGTGCTGAACTGGGAACCCGGCTGGGATCCTGCGGGGATTGAAGCAGCGAGTCAACCCCCTGAAACTGCGATCGCTTGGACGGCTCCCAATATGTTCTTTGGCGGCGTGCATGCCGTGGGACTGACAGCGACTGGTGAATTTTGTGGGGCAGGAGATCCGCGGCGATCGGGCGCCTATGGTTGCTGTTGA
- a CDS encoding pyridoxal-phosphate-dependent aminotransferase family protein: MEDKLMLMIPGPTPVPEQVLLAMAKHPIGHRSADFSRLVADTTAGLKWLHQTTGDVLVLCSSGTGAMEAGIINFLSAGDRVLCCENGKFGERWVKLAQAFGLDVDLVQAPWGKPLDPEAIRAKLEADTDKQIKAVILTHSETSTGVINDLETISGYIRAHGALSIVDAVTSLGAANVPIDAWGLDVVASGSQKGYMIPPGLGFVAVSDRAWQAYATATLPKFYLDLGKYRKAAQKDSNPFTPPVNLYYALDAALKIMQREGLENIFARHTKLTRATRAAIKALNLPLYAADEAASPAITAVAPVEVGAEDIRSYTKKHFDILLAGGQDDLKGKIFRIGHLGFVSGRDLLTAIAAIEAALTGLGYSNFTPGAGVAAAATELAK, translated from the coding sequence ATGGAAGACAAATTGATGCTGATGATTCCTGGCCCGACCCCGGTGCCGGAGCAGGTCTTGCTAGCGATGGCCAAGCACCCGATTGGACACCGCAGCGCTGACTTTAGTCGCCTAGTAGCCGACACCACCGCTGGCCTGAAGTGGCTGCACCAAACCACGGGCGATGTGCTGGTGCTCTGCAGCAGTGGCACGGGTGCCATGGAAGCCGGCATTATCAACTTCCTCAGTGCAGGCGATCGCGTTCTCTGCTGCGAAAACGGCAAGTTTGGTGAGCGCTGGGTCAAGCTGGCGCAAGCCTTTGGGCTGGACGTGGATCTCGTGCAAGCGCCTTGGGGCAAGCCGCTCGATCCAGAAGCGATTCGCGCCAAGTTGGAAGCAGATACCGACAAGCAAATCAAAGCGGTCATCCTTACCCACAGCGAAACCTCAACTGGGGTGATCAACGACCTCGAAACGATCAGTGGCTACATTCGTGCCCACGGTGCGCTCAGTATCGTTGATGCGGTCACAAGCTTGGGTGCGGCCAATGTCCCGATCGATGCTTGGGGCTTGGATGTTGTGGCTTCAGGTTCGCAAAAAGGCTACATGATTCCGCCCGGGCTGGGCTTTGTGGCGGTTAGCGATCGCGCATGGCAAGCCTACGCAACAGCGACGCTGCCCAAGTTCTATCTCGACCTTGGTAAGTACCGTAAAGCGGCTCAAAAGGACTCAAATCCGTTCACGCCGCCGGTCAACCTCTACTACGCCCTTGATGCGGCGCTGAAAATCATGCAGCGCGAAGGTCTGGAGAATATCTTTGCTCGCCACACCAAGCTGACTCGGGCGACTCGGGCTGCCATCAAAGCGCTCAACCTGCCGCTCTACGCAGCTGATGAAGCAGCCAGCCCCGCCATTACGGCGGTGGCACCTGTTGAGGTTGGAGCTGAAGATATCCGCAGCTACACCAAGAAGCACTTCGACATCTTGCTAGCAGGTGGTCAGGATGACCTGAAGGGCAAAATCTTCCGCATCGGCCACTTGGGCTTTGTCTCAGGTCGTGACTTGCTAACGGCGATCGCGGCGATCGAAGCGGCGTTGACTGGTCTGGGTTACAGCAACTTCACACCGGGTGCTGGGGTCGCTGCTGCCGCTACTGAATTGGCAAAGTAG
- a CDS encoding RecB family exonuclease — MAYRLSATRLQTYRRCAQAYYWRYEKRLPGPAGFGGTALGTSLHRCLAQFHGDWDAQDPQPSRAWLAQCWHAIATDLNQEQQHEGWQLLETYYREQIQPQATWQRPLAIEGRIQATLVLEGIEFLVSGRYDRLDLREDGLHLVDYKSAKRLEPPRPEQIDVQLGLYQLALEQRYGQLKSLSLVHLRSGQAYCYGCTTQQREAVLAQIATLAQQIRSDQQWQPQVGEQCRSCGYRRYCPAVNAEAEPIPETITSSSDRRIQLSLAL; from the coding sequence ATGGCCTATCGGTTGAGTGCAACGCGGCTACAGACCTATCGCCGCTGTGCCCAAGCCTATTACTGGCGCTACGAGAAACGCTTGCCTGGACCCGCAGGGTTTGGTGGCACAGCATTAGGCACCAGCTTGCATCGCTGTCTGGCTCAATTCCATGGCGACTGGGACGCCCAAGATCCTCAACCCAGCCGCGCCTGGCTTGCCCAGTGTTGGCACGCGATCGCCACTGATCTCAATCAAGAACAGCAACACGAAGGCTGGCAGCTTCTCGAAACCTACTACCGAGAGCAGATCCAGCCGCAAGCGACTTGGCAGCGGCCTCTCGCAATCGAAGGGCGCATTCAAGCCACGCTGGTTTTAGAAGGCATTGAATTTTTGGTCAGTGGTCGCTACGACCGCCTCGACCTTCGAGAGGATGGCTTGCATCTAGTAGATTACAAATCGGCCAAACGACTAGAGCCACCCCGACCTGAGCAAATTGATGTGCAACTTGGGCTCTATCAACTGGCGTTAGAGCAACGCTATGGTCAGCTCAAGAGCTTGAGCCTCGTGCATCTACGCAGCGGCCAAGCCTATTGTTACGGCTGTACAACCCAGCAACGAGAGGCCGTCTTGGCACAAATTGCCACGCTGGCCCAGCAGATTCGCTCAGACCAGCAATGGCAACCACAGGTCGGGGAACAATGTCGCAGTTGTGGCTATCGGCGCTATTGTCCTGCCGTCAATGCAGAAGCTGAACCGATTCCCGAAACGATTACATCGTCGAGCGATCGCCGAATTCAACTGTCTCTTGCGCTGTAG
- a CDS encoding GGDEF domain-containing phosphodiesterase has product MIARPMVPITDQFATDDLGLADRSRFWLAALEATGQGVAIADANHPDLILTYVNSAFKKLTGYNAAEALGKSCRFLQGSDRAQPGIATLRQAIQSGKSCEVVLRNYRKDGSLFWNQLAIAPITDSQGKVSHYVALQRDITALKEQEQAIQRQGIYDDRTTLPKRQLFLDRLNQALAWSQFSGIPGALLLVDLGTPTHLDGSPVLSPEAEENLEVIANRLQAYVRPHETLAHLSHYQFGLLLLDPNVQLRAEERAHGIQAVIRDRLEGFEGGVHIGIVPFVTKTPATVLLQAAEAAAQKARSQQQSYLSLESSTVQEAPVQHSRDRDWQQAIDAGELTLALQPQMGLRNRQLRGFEVQLRWQHPQQGMLLASQLLDHLEESPHREAVGRWFLDQAGQLLSQWRTGAQFSGLFAIPLLPQQWQSPTFLSDLRTLLETYQIPPEQLELDVPAQGLVDGSAESWAWIHEVRALGIGVSLADFGSRTVGLYDLRDLPLTTLKLERRFVRGLPDDANDRAIVRGVMAMSQALKVRVVARGVDTVEQAKFLARAECDAMQGLAYSAPLNIEEALQVARSPQAPAW; this is encoded by the coding sequence ATGATTGCTCGCCCTATGGTGCCAATAACCGATCAGTTTGCAACGGATGATTTAGGGCTGGCTGACCGATCGCGATTTTGGCTAGCGGCTTTAGAAGCGACGGGTCAGGGCGTAGCGATCGCCGATGCTAACCACCCAGACCTGATCCTGACCTACGTCAATTCAGCCTTCAAAAAGCTGACGGGCTATAACGCCGCTGAAGCCTTGGGCAAAAGTTGTCGATTTTTGCAGGGGAGCGATCGCGCCCAACCGGGGATTGCCACCCTGCGTCAGGCGATTCAGAGCGGCAAGAGCTGCGAAGTCGTGCTGCGCAATTATCGGAAGGATGGCTCGCTGTTTTGGAACCAGTTAGCGATCGCGCCAATTACTGATAGTCAAGGCAAGGTTTCCCACTATGTTGCCCTGCAGCGCGATATCACAGCCCTTAAAGAACAAGAGCAGGCTATTCAGCGCCAAGGGATCTATGACGATCGCACCACGCTTCCCAAGCGCCAGCTCTTCCTTGATCGCCTCAATCAGGCACTGGCTTGGAGTCAGTTCAGTGGCATCCCTGGAGCGCTGCTATTAGTTGATCTGGGGACACCGACGCACCTCGATGGCAGTCCGGTCCTAAGTCCCGAAGCTGAAGAGAATCTCGAAGTCATTGCCAATCGCCTTCAGGCCTACGTTCGTCCCCACGAAACGCTGGCGCACCTCAGCCACTATCAGTTTGGTTTGCTGTTGCTGGATCCGAACGTGCAGTTGCGGGCGGAGGAACGCGCCCATGGCATTCAAGCGGTGATTCGCGATCGCCTAGAGGGATTTGAAGGGGGCGTTCATATTGGCATCGTGCCCTTTGTGACTAAGACACCGGCGACTGTCTTGCTTCAAGCTGCAGAAGCGGCAGCACAGAAGGCGCGATCGCAGCAGCAAAGCTACCTCAGCCTTGAGTCCAGTACAGTTCAAGAGGCTCCCGTTCAACACTCCCGCGATCGCGATTGGCAACAGGCGATCGATGCTGGCGAATTGACGCTCGCGCTCCAGCCCCAGATGGGTCTGCGCAATCGCCAACTGCGTGGCTTTGAAGTGCAACTACGCTGGCAGCATCCGCAGCAAGGGATGTTGCTGGCCTCACAGCTACTAGATCACCTAGAGGAATCGCCCCATCGGGAAGCCGTGGGTCGCTGGTTCTTGGATCAAGCCGGTCAGCTCCTGAGTCAATGGCGAACTGGCGCTCAGTTCAGCGGGCTGTTTGCAATTCCGCTGCTGCCGCAACAATGGCAATCACCCACCTTTCTCAGTGACCTGCGCACGTTGCTCGAGACCTATCAAATTCCGCCAGAGCAGCTGGAACTGGATGTGCCAGCCCAAGGGCTCGTGGATGGGTCTGCGGAATCTTGGGCCTGGATCCATGAGGTTCGCGCCTTGGGCATCGGCGTCAGCTTGGCTGATTTTGGGAGTCGCACTGTCGGCCTCTATGACCTCCGCGATTTACCCCTAACGACGCTCAAGCTCGAACGACGCTTTGTGCGTGGGTTGCCTGATGACGCGAACGACCGAGCGATCGTGCGTGGGGTGATGGCGATGTCCCAAGCCCTCAAGGTCCGGGTTGTTGCACGGGGTGTTGATACGGTAGAGCAGGCTAAATTTTTGGCGCGGGCAGAATGCGATGCGATGCAGGGTCTCGCCTACTCCGCTCCGCTGAACATTGAAGAAGCCCTGCAAGTCGCGCGATCGCCCCAAGCTCCCGCTTGGTAG